In Fusobacterium massiliense, a single window of DNA contains:
- the whiA gene encoding DNA-binding protein WhiA translates to MSYSSNVKQEITKKNPVTNLECLAELSAIFEIKSFYLKDKIDIKMENSILAKRVYYLLKKVVDLKFGIKYSVSKRFSEHTIYTISLYFQKGLKEFLESLKFSFLDIIQNEEIFRGYIRGFFLSCGYIKDPKKEYSLDFFLDNEESADKLYELLFSKNKKVFKTTKKSKILVYLRNSEDIMDILVLIDAIQHFFEYEETTIIKNLKNKTIREMNWEVANETKTLNTGNHQIKMINFIDDRVGLNSLSSALEEAARLRLNNPENSLQELADIINISKSGIRNRFRRIEEIYNSLLSEENNTII, encoded by the coding sequence GTGTCATATAGCTCAAATGTGAAACAGGAGATTACTAAAAAAAATCCTGTTACTAATTTAGAATGTTTGGCAGAATTATCAGCTATTTTTGAAATAAAGTCTTTTTATTTAAAAGATAAAATTGATATAAAAATGGAAAATTCTATTTTAGCAAAAAGAGTTTATTATCTTCTAAAAAAAGTTGTTGATTTAAAATTTGGAATAAAATACTCTGTTTCTAAGAGATTTTCAGAACATACAATATACACAATTTCTTTATATTTTCAAAAAGGTTTAAAAGAATTTTTAGAATCTTTAAAATTTAGCTTTTTAGATATAATTCAAAATGAAGAAATATTCAGAGGTTATATAAGAGGGTTTTTCTTAAGTTGTGGTTATATTAAAGATCCTAAGAAAGAATATTCTTTAGATTTCTTTTTGGATAATGAAGAATCAGCTGACAAATTATATGAACTTTTATTTTCTAAAAATAAAAAAGTTTTTAAAACAACTAAAAAAAGTAAAATTCTTGTTTATTTAAGAAATTCAGAAGATATTATGGATATTTTAGTCTTAATAGATGCTATTCAACATTTTTTTGAATACGAAGAAACAACTATAATAAAAAACTTAAAAAACAAAACAATTAGAGAAATGAATTGGGAAGTAGCAAATGAAACTAAAACTTTAAACACTGGTAATCATCAAATAAAAATGATAAACTTTATTGATGATAGAGTAGGTTTAAATAGTTTAAGCTCTGCTTTAGAAGAAGCAGCTAGACTAAGATTGAATAATCCAGAAAATTCTTTACAAGAATTAGCTGATATAATTAACATATCTAAATCTGGTATAAGAAATCGTTTTAGAAGAATAGAAGAAATTTATAATTCTCTTTTATCCGAAGAAAATAATACAATTATTTAA
- a CDS encoding bifunctional riboflavin kinase/FAD synthetase has translation MIVINDILSTNLNFKDTYVAIGNFDGVHYGHKKLIKETVHAAHEKNCQAVVFSFENHPLELLQPDKKFNYINTTEEKLYLLESLGVDIVITQKLDKNFLDYTPLEFVRILKNKLKVKEIFVGFNFSFGKGGVGKTEDLEYLAELHNIKVTEMPPITVNNELVSSSIIRKKILESEFNQVIAFLDHPMLVIGEVIHGKKIARKLGFPTANIKMDNRLYPPSGIYGAYLQVGDKNSKIEYGVVNVGFNPTLKQEMSLEVHILDFDKEIYGEKLYIQIVEFIRKEKKFDSIDELKENIQDNVNSWKKHKREMENGSSFKIK, from the coding sequence ATGATAGTAATAAATGATATCTTATCAACAAATTTAAATTTTAAAGATACCTATGTTGCAATAGGAAACTTTGATGGAGTTCACTATGGACATAAAAAACTTATAAAAGAAACTGTTCATGCAGCTCATGAAAAAAACTGTCAAGCAGTAGTTTTTAGTTTTGAAAATCATCCATTAGAACTTTTGCAACCAGATAAAAAATTTAACTATATAAATACCACAGAAGAAAAATTATATCTTTTAGAAAGTTTAGGAGTAGATATTGTAATTACACAAAAATTAGATAAAAATTTCTTAGACTACACTCCATTGGAATTTGTTAGAATCCTTAAAAACAAATTAAAAGTAAAGGAAATTTTTGTTGGTTTTAATTTTTCTTTTGGAAAAGGTGGTGTTGGAAAAACTGAGGACCTTGAATACTTAGCTGAATTACATAATATAAAAGTTACAGAAATGCCACCTATTACTGTTAATAATGAGTTAGTTAGTTCTAGTATCATTAGAAAAAAAATACTTGAATCTGAATTTAATCAAGTTATCGCTTTTTTAGACCATCCTATGTTGGTAATAGGTGAAGTAATCCATGGAAAAAAAATAGCAAGAAAATTAGGTTTCCCAACTGCAAATATAAAAATGGATAACCGATTATATCCTCCTTCTGGAATTTATGGAGCATATTTACAGGTAGGAGATAAAAATTCTAAAATTGAATATGGTGTAGTTAATGTCGGTTTTAACCCTACATTAAAACAAGAAATGAGTTTAGAAGTACATATATTAGATTTTGATAAAGAAATATATGGAGAAAAATTATATATACAAATCGTTGAATTTATAAGAAAAGAAAAAAAATTCGATTCAATAGATGAGCTGAAAGAAAATATTCAAGATAATGTAAATTCTTGGAAAAAGCATAAAAGAGAGATGGAAAATGGAAGTAGTTTTAAAATTAAGTAA
- a CDS encoding segregation and condensation protein A gives MEVVLKLSNFEGPFDLLLNLIEKKKVNIFDVNISQLIDEYLEVLEQSQKENVEIKSDFLIIVSELLEIKTLNLLNIDVDKEKENSLKRRLEEHKLFKEIIPKISDIENEFNISYSRGESKRTIKKIAKDYDLTEITSQDIFNIYRAYFNEVELNDIMELNLTKQYDLKDVMDDILIKVFTNNISMDNLFLEAENKLHLVYIFLAILELYKDGKINIIDGEIIKC, from the coding sequence ATGGAAGTAGTTTTAAAATTAAGTAATTTTGAAGGTCCTTTTGATTTGTTACTGAATTTGATTGAAAAAAAGAAAGTTAATATCTTTGATGTAAATATATCACAATTAATTGATGAATATCTTGAAGTTTTAGAACAATCTCAAAAAGAAAATGTTGAAATTAAGTCTGATTTTTTAATTATAGTTTCTGAATTATTAGAAATAAAAACTTTAAACTTGCTAAACATTGATGTTGACAAAGAAAAAGAAAACTCTCTTAAAAGAAGATTGGAAGAGCATAAATTATTTAAAGAAATTATTCCTAAAATATCCGATATTGAAAATGAATTTAACATATCCTATTCTAGGGGAGAAAGTAAAAGAACTATAAAAAAAATTGCTAAAGATTATGATTTAACAGAAATTACAAGTCAAGATATTTTCAATATTTATAGAGCTTACTTTAACGAAGTTGAGCTTAATGATATTATGGAGTTAAATTTAACAAAACAATACGATTTAAAAGATGTTATGGATGATATACTCATAAAGGTTTTTACAAACAATATATCTATGGATAATCTTTTTTTAGAAGCTGAGAACAAATTGCATTTAGTTTATATTTTCTTAGCAATCTTGGAACTTTATAAAGACGGTAAAATCAATATTATTGATGGAGAGATAATAAAATGTTAA
- the murJ gene encoding murein biosynthesis integral membrane protein MurJ translates to MLKKSIHTMIITMISRVLGLFRGTLVAYFFGSSVLTDAYYSAFKISNFFRQLLGEGALGNTFIPLYHKKKKEEGTKKSEEYIFSILNITFIFSFFISILMIIFSSYIIDFIVVGFSDDLKIIASRLLKIMSFYFLFISLSGMIGSVLNTFGYFVIPASTSIFFNLSIIFSAMYLTKYFSIDALAYGVLIGGVLQFLVVFFPFLKLLKKYSFKVNMKDTYVKLLGIKLIPMLIGVFARQINTIIDQFFASFLVAGSITALENASRVYLLPVGVFGVTISNVLFPSISKAAANNDKVDINRRLVGAINFLNFLTIPSLLILVFYSKEIIRLIFSYGKFGEEAVKITSEALLFYSLGLIFYVGVQLVSKAYYAVGDNKRPAKFSILSIIMNIALNFILIKNFKHCGLALATSISSGLNFFLLLFIYNKLYVKLDLKNIIISFIKISISALIALFISTYFNNIFLKLIIFSIIFLALWIYPMYKYREKVFYKN, encoded by the coding sequence ATGTTAAAAAAATCAATACATACGATGATAATAACTATGATAAGTAGAGTATTAGGACTTTTTAGAGGAACTTTAGTTGCTTATTTCTTTGGCTCTTCTGTACTTACTGATGCTTATTATAGTGCATTTAAAATAAGTAATTTTTTTAGACAATTATTAGGAGAAGGAGCATTAGGAAATACCTTTATTCCTTTGTATCATAAGAAGAAAAAAGAAGAAGGAACTAAAAAAAGTGAAGAATATATATTTTCTATTTTAAATATAACTTTTATTTTTAGCTTTTTTATAAGTATTTTAATGATAATTTTTTCAAGCTATATCATTGATTTTATTGTAGTTGGTTTTTCTGACGATTTAAAAATTATAGCTTCAAGATTATTAAAAATAATGTCCTTTTATTTTTTATTTATATCACTTTCAGGTATGATAGGTTCTGTATTAAATACTTTTGGATATTTTGTTATACCTGCTTCAACGTCAATTTTTTTTAATTTATCAATAATTTTTTCTGCTATGTATCTTACAAAATATTTTAGTATAGATGCCCTTGCATATGGAGTATTAATTGGAGGAGTTTTACAATTTTTAGTAGTATTTTTCCCTTTTCTTAAGCTCTTAAAAAAATATTCTTTTAAAGTTAATATGAAAGATACCTATGTAAAATTATTAGGAATAAAATTAATCCCTATGCTTATAGGAGTTTTTGCAAGACAAATAAATACAATAATAGACCAATTTTTTGCTTCATTTTTAGTTGCTGGTTCTATTACAGCACTTGAAAATGCAAGTAGAGTTTATTTATTACCAGTTGGAGTTTTTGGTGTTACTATATCAAATGTATTGTTCCCAAGCATTTCAAAGGCTGCCGCTAATAATGACAAAGTTGATATTAATAGAAGATTGGTCGGAGCTATAAATTTTTTAAACTTTTTAACTATTCCAAGTTTACTAATATTGGTATTCTATTCAAAAGAAATCATTAGACTTATTTTTTCTTATGGAAAATTTGGGGAAGAAGCGGTTAAAATAACTTCAGAAGCTCTACTTTTTTATTCACTAGGACTTATTTTTTATGTTGGAGTACAATTAGTAAGCAAAGCATACTATGCTGTTGGTGATAATAAAAGACCTGCAAAATTTTCTATTTTATCAATTATTATGAATATAGCATTGAATTTTATCCTAATCAAAAATTTTAAACACTGTGGTTTAGCATTAGCTACTTCAATTTCATCCGGATTAAATTTTTTCTTGTTACTTTTCATTTATAATAAATTATATGTTAAATTAGATTTGAAAAATATAATTATTTCTTTTATTAAAATATCTATATCAGCATTAATAGCACTGTTTATTTCAACATATTTTAATAATATATTCTTAAAATTAATAATTTTTTCAATAATCTTTTTAGCTTTATGGATTTATCCTATGTACAAATATAGAGAGAAAGTTTTTTATAAAAATTAA
- the coaBC gene encoding bifunctional phosphopantothenoylcysteine decarboxylase/phosphopantothenate--cysteine ligase CoaBC has translation MKNILLGVTGGIAAYKSAGIISLLKKKGYNVKVIMTKNSTQIITPLTLETLSKNKVYVDMWDTNSHYEVEHISLADWADIILIAPATFNIIGKVANGIADDMLSTVLSAVSVRKPVFFALAMNVNMYENPILLENIKKLKSYGYKFIDADEGLLACDYVGKGKMKSELEIVEELEKFYILSRIASSPKMLKGKKILITSGRTKENIDPVRYLSNNSSGKMGYSLSQAAIDFGAEVILISGPTNLKIPNDLKEFIQVESALEMYEAVKRKFKDIDIFISCAAVADYRPKEYQNKKIKKSDSDLVIELVRNPDILFEMGKIKSKEQILIGFAAETNDIKENALKKLEKKNLDLIVANDASTMSSETAGVEIIGKNNFSKKLESKNKLEIAYEIIKEITDFIYKGTI, from the coding sequence ATGAAAAATATTTTATTAGGAGTTACTGGAGGAATTGCTGCCTATAAATCAGCTGGTATAATTAGCCTTTTGAAGAAAAAGGGATATAATGTTAAGGTTATTATGACAAAAAATTCTACACAAATAATTACTCCCTTAACACTAGAAACACTATCAAAAAATAAAGTTTATGTGGATATGTGGGATACTAATTCACATTATGAAGTTGAACATATTTCTTTAGCTGATTGGGCAGATATTATACTTATAGCCCCAGCAACTTTTAATATCATTGGGAAAGTTGCTAATGGAATTGCAGATGATATGCTTTCTACTGTCTTATCTGCAGTATCTGTAAGAAAACCTGTATTTTTTGCATTAGCAATGAATGTTAATATGTATGAAAATCCAATTTTATTAGAAAATATTAAAAAATTAAAATCTTACGGTTATAAATTTATAGATGCAGATGAAGGTCTTTTAGCATGTGATTATGTTGGTAAAGGAAAAATGAAGAGTGAACTTGAAATTGTTGAAGAACTTGAAAAATTTTATATTTTAAGTAGAATAGCTTCTTCTCCAAAAATGCTAAAAGGAAAAAAAATATTAATAACTAGTGGTAGAACTAAAGAAAATATAGATCCTGTTAGATACCTATCTAATAATTCTAGTGGAAAAATGGGATATTCTTTATCTCAAGCTGCCATTGATTTCGGAGCTGAAGTTATTCTTATTAGTGGTCCTACAAATTTAAAAATTCCTAATGATCTAAAAGAATTTATTCAAGTTGAATCTGCTTTAGAAATGTACGAAGCTGTAAAAAGAAAATTTAAAGATATTGATATCTTTATTTCTTGTGCTGCTGTTGCAGATTACAGACCTAAAGAATATCAAAATAAAAAAATAAAAAAATCTGACTCTGATTTAGTTATAGAGCTAGTTAGAAATCCAGATATATTGTTTGAAATGGGTAAAATTAAAAGCAAGGAACAAATATTAATCGGTTTTGCTGCTGAAACTAATGATATAAAAGAAAATGCTTTAAAAAAATTAGAAAAGAAAAACCTTGATTTAATTGTAGCTAATGATGCAAGTACTATGAGTAGTGAAACTGCTGGTGTTGAAATTATAGGAAAGAATAATTTCTCTAAAAAATTAGAAAGCAAAAACAAATTAGAAATTGCCTATGAAATTATTAAAGAAATAACTGATTTTATTTATAAAGGAACAATTTAA
- a CDS encoding chromate transporter, producing MNRILEIFILFFKIGAFTIGGGYAMLSLIEDEIVNKKSWLSQEEFLDGMAIAQSTPGVLAVNISVITGYKIAGFPGMIVGMLGAVLPSFFIVLFLSQFLLAYGKTNIVQGMFNGIKPAITALIVISVYKIGKSAKINSKNFIFPIIVAVLIRFFNFSPIYIIILTMILGNLYFKIKEKEADKK from the coding sequence ATGAATAGAATTTTAGAAATTTTTATATTATTTTTTAAAATAGGTGCATTTACTATAGGAGGTGGATATGCTATGCTATCTCTTATAGAGGATGAAATCGTTAATAAGAAATCTTGGCTAAGTCAAGAAGAATTTTTAGATGGTATGGCAATAGCACAATCTACCCCAGGTGTACTTGCTGTTAATATATCCGTTATAACTGGATATAAAATAGCCGGTTTTCCTGGTATGATAGTTGGAATGTTAGGTGCAGTCTTACCTTCTTTTTTTATAGTTTTATTTTTAAGCCAATTCTTATTAGCCTATGGAAAAACAAATATAGTTCAAGGAATGTTTAATGGAATAAAACCAGCTATTACTGCTTTAATTGTTATATCTGTATACAAAATAGGAAAATCTGCTAAAATAAATAGTAAAAATTTTATTTTCCCTATAATTGTAGCTGTACTAATAAGATTTTTTAATTTTTCTCCAATATATATTATTATTCTAACTATGATATTAGGTAATTTATATTTTAAAATTAAAGAAAAAGAAGCTGATAAAAAATGA
- a CDS encoding chromate transporter, which yields MIYLKLFYIFFKVGLFSFGGGYAILPLMQHEVVDVNNWISFHDFMEIVAVSQITPGPISINLATHVGYRIANTLGSTIATISVILPSLIIITLIVIFLEKFSDLPVVKRIFKALRITIVGLILAAAIALFVKDNFIDYKSYIIFVATIIGGLFFNIGSISLIILSALAGILLYY from the coding sequence ATGATATACTTAAAATTATTTTATATTTTCTTTAAAGTTGGACTTTTTAGTTTTGGTGGTGGTTATGCTATTCTTCCACTTATGCAACATGAAGTTGTAGATGTAAATAATTGGATTAGTTTTCATGATTTTATGGAGATAGTTGCAGTTTCTCAAATCACTCCTGGTCCAATTTCCATAAATTTAGCTACACATGTTGGCTATAGAATAGCTAATACTCTAGGTTCTACAATTGCTACGATAAGTGTTATATTACCTTCTCTAATTATAATTACTTTAATAGTTATTTTCTTAGAAAAATTTAGTGATTTGCCAGTAGTAAAAAGAATATTTAAGGCATTGAGAATTACAATCGTTGGATTAATCTTAGCTGCTGCTATTGCTCTTTTTGTAAAAGATAATTTTATTGATTACAAGTCATACATAATTTTTGTTGCTACTATAATTGGAGGACTTTTTTTTAATATTGGTAGTATAAGTCTTATAATTTTATCAGCTTTAGCTGGTATTCTTCTATATTATTAA
- a CDS encoding NADH:flavin oxidoreductase: protein MANIFTDYKIKNIHIKNRIVLPPMVRFSLVSDDGYVNDNLIKWYGMIARSGVGLIIVEASAVEESGKLRKNQIGIWDDKFMDGLSRIAKEIHKYDVPCMIQIHHAGFKEEINNVPEEELDRILKLFEVAFVRAKNCGFDGIEIHGAHKYLISQLNSKIWNKRTDKYGEHLYFSRKLIENTKHLFNDNFILGYRMGGNEPELEDGIENAKLLESYGIDILHVSSGVPNPDYKNQLKINSYPNDFPESWIIYMGTEIKKYVNIPVIGVSKIKKEKQASWLVENDLLDFVAVGKAMISQDKWMEKARKEYNRRIIEKEKEKLKNE, encoded by the coding sequence ATGGCAAATATTTTTACAGATTATAAAATTAAAAATATACATATAAAAAATAGAATTGTTTTACCTCCAATGGTTAGATTTTCTCTTGTTTCTGATGATGGCTATGTAAATGATAACTTGATAAAATGGTATGGAATGATAGCTAGAAGTGGTGTTGGTCTTATAATAGTTGAGGCATCTGCAGTTGAAGAGAGTGGAAAATTAAGAAAAAATCAAATCGGTATTTGGGACGATAAATTTATGGATGGACTTAGTAGAATTGCAAAAGAAATACATAAATATGATGTTCCTTGTATGATACAAATTCATCACGCCGGTTTCAAAGAAGAAATTAATAATGTTCCAGAAGAAGAATTAGATAGAATACTAAAATTATTTGAAGTAGCTTTTGTGAGAGCCAAAAATTGTGGATTTGATGGCATAGAAATTCATGGAGCTCATAAGTACTTAATATCTCAATTAAATTCAAAAATTTGGAATAAAAGAACAGACAAATATGGTGAACATCTATACTTTTCAAGAAAATTAATTGAAAATACTAAGCATTTATTTAATGATAATTTTATATTAGGATATAGAATGGGGGGAAATGAACCAGAACTTGAAGATGGAATAGAAAATGCCAAACTTTTAGAAAGTTACGGTATAGATATACTTCATGTATCTAGTGGAGTTCCTAATCCAGACTATAAAAATCAATTAAAAATTAATTCTTATCCAAATGATTTTCCTGAGAGTTGGATAATATATATGGGAACAGAAATTAAAAAATATGTAAATATTCCTGTTATAGGAGTAAGTAAAATAAAAAAAGAAAAACAAGCTAGTTGGCTTGTCGAAAATGATTTATTAGATTTTGTTGCTGTTGGTAAAGCAATGATATCTCAAGATAAATGGATGGAAAAAGCAAGAAAAGAGTATAATAGAAGAATTATAGAAAAAGAAAAGGAGAAATTAAAAAATGAATAA
- a CDS encoding type II toxin-antitoxin system HicB family antitoxin: MNNILNYCIVVKQQENGKFLITYPDFEGISSIAETEKSIQDIAKSTLKLKYEELKKNNLEIKEPLKISELSRNLKSGEFIMNISFQPSFDFKKLADSLKDTQVVKEKVKNVIDGDIKEKFNNTPVRTLGITAGVISILNTLLFSLVVIKVPFFGNYSVNFFKGLGELAQISSDIKKLNILLLLSGFIFLAIAGLIIFSSLQSKKNIFKYSTFSHIAFFILFYIVLFIKIPNDASKFISISALKIFIYIISSGLAFYTYKRMMKYEK, from the coding sequence ATGAATAATATTTTAAATTATTGTATAGTCGTAAAGCAACAAGAAAATGGGAAATTTTTAATTACTTATCCAGATTTTGAAGGTATTTCAAGTATAGCTGAAACAGAAAAAAGTATACAAGACATTGCTAAATCAACTTTAAAATTAAAATATGAAGAATTAAAGAAAAATAATCTTGAAATTAAAGAACCTTTAAAAATATCTGAACTATCTAGGAATTTAAAAAGTGGGGAATTTATAATGAATATTTCTTTTCAACCTAGTTTTGATTTTAAAAAATTAGCTGATAGCCTAAAAGATACTCAAGTTGTTAAAGAAAAAGTTAAAAATGTTATTGATGGAGATATTAAAGAAAAATTTAATAATACCCCAGTAAGAACTTTAGGTATTACAGCCGGAGTAATTTCAATACTAAATACACTACTTTTTTCTTTAGTCGTAATTAAAGTCCCATTTTTTGGTAATTATAGTGTCAACTTCTTTAAAGGTCTAGGAGAGCTAGCTCAAATTAGTAGCGATATCAAAAAACTTAACATTTTGTTATTACTATCTGGTTTTATATTCCTTGCTATAGCAGGGCTTATAATTTTTTCTAGTTTACAATCTAAAAAAAATATTTTTAAGTATTCAACTTTTTCTCATATAGCTTTTTTTATATTATTTTATATAGTTTTATTTATAAAGATTCCAAATGATGCTAGTAAATTTATTTCAATTTCAGCTTTAAAAATATTTATTTATATAATTTCTTCTGGATTAGCATTTTATACATACAAGAGAATGATGAAATATGAAAAATAA
- a CDS encoding MORN repeat-containing protein encodes MKNKMLGKKKFIGFLALFLIIFIAFIYYKNTSSYSQFIEEKDKQVKRTEWKNSILESIKKNDFAQTDKKSLYEQVISLITKEEFYHFKSKVDDDRTIIVETKDNTLRQQVFVDDKIAILLEFTANKDFSDYNLLITDYNTNKIETYNNLTSNSGTGLIEFKNGNKIEFLHNKGIINGEAKLYFTNGDIEIFNYFHGEKIGKAIKFYKNGDKEIYSYSKNETKNGKSVYYYSNGDIEEVNYYNSVLNGLAKYTYSDGFTEEYMYVDGKRVEEDKEKKKLEIEEIEGKEVEESYEIR; translated from the coding sequence ATGAAAAATAAAATGTTAGGTAAAAAAAAATTTATAGGATTTTTAGCCTTATTTTTAATTATTTTTATTGCTTTTATTTATTATAAAAATACTAGCTCATACTCACAATTTATTGAAGAAAAAGATAAACAAGTAAAAAGGACTGAATGGAAAAATTCTATTCTTGAAAGTATCAAAAAAAATGATTTTGCCCAAACTGATAAAAAATCATTATATGAACAAGTAATATCTCTTATTACAAAAGAAGAATTCTATCACTTTAAATCTAAAGTTGATGATGATAGGACTATAATAGTTGAAACTAAAGATAATACTTTAAGACAACAAGTTTTTGTTGATGATAAAATAGCTATATTATTAGAATTTACTGCTAATAAAGATTTTAGTGATTATAATTTGCTTATCACAGACTATAATACAAATAAAATTGAAACTTATAACAATTTAACTAGCAATAGTGGTACTGGACTTATTGAATTTAAAAATGGAAATAAAATAGAATTTTTACACAATAAGGGAATTATTAATGGAGAAGCGAAGCTTTATTTTACAAATGGGGATATAGAAATTTTTAATTACTTTCATGGAGAAAAAATAGGAAAAGCTATTAAATTCTATAAAAATGGAGATAAAGAAATATATAGTTACTCAAAAAATGAAACAAAAAATGGAAAATCTGTGTATTATTATTCAAACGGAGATATAGAAGAAGTTAATTATTATAATAGTGTCTTAAATGGACTTGCTAAATATACTTATTCAGATGGTTTTACTGAAGAATATATGTATGTAGATGGAAAAAGAGTAGAAGAAGATAAAGAAAAAAAGAAACTTGAAATAGAGGAAATTGAAGGAAAGGAAGTTGAAGAATCTTATGAGATTAGATAA
- a CDS encoding pseudouridine synthase yields the protein MRLDKFLVECGLGTRKEVKKMISYKEVSVNDSFNVKADQNIDENTDIVKYLEETLTYKKYRYYILNKEAGYITATEDGRDKTVMELLPEWVIRKDLAPVGRLDKDTEGLLLLTNDGQLNHKLLSPKNHVEKVYYVEVEKDIKDESIPLLENGIDIGGYITQPAKVKKLTNKSLELTIKEGKFHQVKRMLEAVENKVVYLKRIKFGKIELENLELGEVKEIKKEEIL from the coding sequence ATGAGATTAGATAAATTTTTGGTTGAATGTGGACTTGGAACTAGAAAAGAAGTAAAAAAAATGATTTCTTATAAAGAAGTTTCTGTTAATGATTCTTTTAATGTTAAAGCTGACCAAAATATAGACGAAAATACAGATATCGTTAAATATCTTGAAGAAACTTTAACTTATAAAAAATACAGATATTACATTTTAAATAAAGAAGCCGGATATATTACAGCTACTGAAGATGGAAGAGATAAAACTGTTATGGAACTACTTCCTGAATGGGTAATAAGAAAAGATTTAGCTCCTGTTGGTAGACTTGATAAAGACACTGAAGGACTTCTACTACTTACAAATGATGGACAATTAAATCATAAATTATTGTCTCCTAAGAACCATGTAGAGAAAGTCTATTATGTTGAAGTTGAAAAAGATATAAAAGATGAAAGTATTCCTTTATTAGAAAATGGAATTGATATTGGTGGATATATAACTCAACCTGCTAAAGTAAAAAAACTAACTAATAAAAGTCTAGAACTTACGATAAAAGAAGGTAAATTTCATCAAGTAAAAAGAATGTTAGAAGCTGTAGAAAACAAGGTTGTATATTTGAAAAGAATAAAATTTGGAAAAATTGAACTAGAAAATCTAGAATTAGGAGAAGTTAAAGAAATTAAAAAAGAAGAAATTTTATAA